TTTCAGGGACTGAGCTGTAGACACTGTTCTCTCATGTGTGCCAAAACTCCAGTGCTTTAAGAAAGGGCACTCTAATTCCAGTTTGGGAATTGCCCTGCTAGCAAACTGTTTTACTTATGTTTGCAATCTGCTCTGGGAGCATTTTTTGACCGAATTgagataaaaatgtttttaataatatataaaaatataatacaatatataataaaatatataaatatagtgAAATAATCTAGCCTCAACACAATTTTCTACCCTAGCAATATAGGTAAATAAAATCATAGCTGCTCAAGAAATGCAGACAGAGGGGAAATACACACTTGTATTATGTAAATCCTTTCCTCACTACATTGAGCCTTCAGCATATACACAACCTTGTAGCTTTTCCAATTCAAAATGGaattttccttatttttttttaaaaaaaccttacttACCCTGAAAAAAGTGAAGCTACTAGCTGCTGAATTAAGTGTCACTCGAAAGCAGTCTCTTGGCTTTTTCTTACACAGCGGGCAACTTTCCTTTTGAATTCTCCATTTCTATCTTCCCTCCATTCTTTCTGTAAATTGAAATCCAGATTTCAAATGACCCAACACTTCACAAGtaaattcattaatttttttcaaCCCCTCAAAGAGTGCTATATAAGCTACTTGGCAATAATCAACATTCGTAACGTAAAAAGGAAATTTCAGTCATTACAACAAGAGTTTTACTTTGTAGCTTGATGGGTGGTTTCATAGCAAGGGCTATCTGAAattaagttttatttttaaaaagaacaattttttgtTGATTGAGTGACAGTATACAAGCCATCCATTCTATATTCTGAATCAGGGCTGTGTGTATTCTATGCTAGAAGAATCACTATGCTGTGCCAAATCCTGCATCCTGAATAAGTTAATTAGATCTGCATAATCAACCATTCTGCTTTCCCCAGTTATCAGGATAGACTCCCTGAACCACTTCTTTCAGAGAATCTGCTGGCCACTGGCTACATTTTCAAGCTCAGTTGGGCAGTTAAGGACTAAGAAACTGACAGCAAACTCAAAGAAACTTAGTTCTAGCTCCTATCATATTCTATGCTTGTCTGGTCTAGTCAGAGTTTAAAGGTACCCAGCTCTTCCTAAGATTAACAACCCAAACAGAAGTGACACTCCTCTGTATACAGTAGTGTATCCATCAAAAATCAACTCTCCCGGCCCTTGGCATACAAGCTCAACAGGCTCAATATGTGGGTACATATAAATAATTGACATGACAGCTATCATATAATAAGCATATCTACTACATAtatgaccctccgtggtgcagagtggtaagtggcggtaacgcagccaaagctctgctcatggccggagttcgattccaacagaaggaggaagtgtaaaaggggttgaggtccactcagccttccatccatccatggtcggtaaaatgagtacccggcatacgctggggggtaaagaaaggccagggaaggaactggcaatcccaccccatatatacggtctgcctagtaaacgtcgcaagacggcaccctaagagtcggaaacaactcgcactacaagtgcagggacacctttacctttttttactaCATATATGGCTGTCAATGAGGGAAAGTTCACTCAGTTAAGCACCCATATTTATAATTGGCTTTTGAGAAAATCATTTGATAACCAATGGAAATCAATGTAAAGATGCTGGTCACCTCCAAACATAGACAGCAAAAATGTGGGTCAGCTCCTGTTATGCTTGGAGATGTATCATTACCACACTACTTTTTTCCCCACTCCTGTCCCCTTTATTACTTAGAAAAGATGTGTTAAGGGGACAAATCTGCTTGCCAAAGACCTGAAACCATTCTTTTTCATCATGGTACTTCCAACAGCAACACTGGGAAGAGATTTCTTTACAAGCCACAAGAGTCATACCGCTGCATCGACGTTAGCAGGAGAGTCACCGTTGGGATCTGCTAGCATAGAAATTACACTAATCATTATGGTTTCCACAGTATGGATGGGAAGCCACCGTTCTTCAGGTTTCTCATAGCCATATTTGTCTTCACCAGGCTCATGAAGGATGGAAATACAGACATCACCATTTTTGTCAACTAtcaaaaaggagaagaaaaatagAATTTCAGGGATTTAGCACTGTAGCAAAGGTCCTATCTTCAGACAGCAATGAAAAGGAAATTGgggggagggctgctgccagcttCGACCTTTGTTATGGCCATTAAATCAACCCCCTAAAAGATTAAATTAATATGAATTATTTGTCAGAAACATGGGATGCAACTGTTAACAAGGAGCAAGATTTAGTCAACTGGCAGTAGGATTCAGGACTACTTAATATATGGAACTTGCAACCAAAAGATTTGATGATGGCCATTAGATGCATTCATAGGGGAATTTAGAACAATCGGTGCCTATCAGTAGTGTTCATACCCTATTTCTGGAAACATCTGACTGGCTCTTGAACAGAGAAGATTAAaagagatggacctttggtccaaACCAGCAGGGTTCTCACACTCGCCATATACAAATCCACCAGTCACCTGGAAACTGCAATTtatgattgtatttatttatttttttattattttatttatatcccgatatcccgcccttcctcccagcaggagcccagggtggcaaacaaaagcgctaaaaacacatcaaaacatcataaaaactgaccttaaaatacaccaaaacaaaacaattttaaaaacattttttaaaaaagctttaaaaacttattttaaaaagggttaaaaacatatatatatatatatatatttaaaaaacatactgtattaaaaagcaattccaacacagactcagactgggatcggtctctacttaaaaggcttgttcaaagaagaaagtcttcaaaaggtaccaaaaagataacagagatggcgcctgtctaatatttaaggggagggaattccacagggtaggtgccgccacactaaagatccgctttctatgttgtgcagaacaaacctcctgataagatggtatctgcaggaggccctcacctgcagagcgcagtgatcgaatgggtatataaggggtaagattcaCAACTGCTAGTTACCTTTATTTCTAAATCCACTAGCAGAAGTACGCTATTAGTTTCTATAACTTCTTTAATATAACAATTGTTGTAAAATCCAATATAGCTCTGTAAAGTAGGCCACAATTATTTCCATGTCAAATATGGGGAACAGAGGCCAATACTAAGACAGTTTGCCCTGAGCTGTGGAGGAGGCCCTATTAATTGTCCCACAGCCTGCAGGTGTACATCTTACAGTGGGGCAGAGGACTGCTTTCTCCATGGTGGCACCTACTCTATGGACTGATCTCCGTGTTTCTACTGACAATTGAAAATGTACCCACGGCATTTCCTTGACCATCAATACTGGGATCCCAGCATTCCTGGTTACTGTGACTGACATTTTAACTTTGATTGAATTGCTTTATTGTGGAATTCTGTTGTTTTGTCTGAGAATTGTCTTCgtatttttttccaaaatgaaaggcAGTATAAATAATCCAAGGTAACTTAAGTTATCCAGTCAGCTGAAACCTGAAATTCCTGTTTCCCCACTTTCAGTTCAAAACGCTGCCCATTTCACTATATCAAGAGTATATGTACTAAGAGCTTAATCACTCACCAGCCAAGTCATTCTCAAGAGTAGTGCCACTACAATCAATGTTCTTACTTAAGtgtattaatttaaatgggtctatctCAGAGTATGGCTAatgttattactacatttataccccacctttcctccacagagctcaagatggcatacacagttctccttgcctccattttatcttcacaacaaccctgtgaggaaggctaTGTTGGATATCACTCATGGTGAATAAATCACCTCTACAGTTAAAGGTAAGTGTTAGTCTAAATGCACTGCCATGATCAAGAAGATTTGTTTTGGACCCAAATATTGACATTCCCCACTATGCAAAACTGATGCTCTCAACTTCGTTCAGATTTATTTCAGGTTCAAGCCTTGCTATTAAGTAATATATCACAATATAGCATCATATTTTACACATGACATTGTAGTATCTTACCGTTTGGATGCCATATTTCTGTGATAAACTTCATTTTTGGTGGCCTGAGTGGATAGTCCTTTGGGAAAGTAAGGTGAGCCTTGAAGACGCCGCCTTCACTGAAAGAATTGAGAGTATTCTCAGTCACTGACTTTTAGAAGTTTAAACTGTTTTAAGTTCACCATCGCTTTGAATTCAAACAGTCATCACAACCTAGTACAATATATTGGAGCACTGCTAGCAGAAGTGGTTATTGATTAAATGGCTGAGCTTGGTATACATTTTCCTGGTTAATGCTTATTCTGTTTATTTCTAAACCCAGAATATGTCTCAGGATTATTGTTTAatccaggggttctcaaactttctacaCCCAGGGCCCACTTGAGACAGCTGAATACTGCTGAAGCCCACCTATCACAAAACGGTGGGGTAGAGGCAGAGGTAGTCATAAAATGGTGGCAAATGGACACAtgattcacaaataggcaaaaaaccttgtggtttaagaacgtacctatagcccagagatattgctatcaaactttaaaaagcagggaaattgggcagctgtagtgagtagtactagtaacacaggaaagaaacaaagtaagaacaccaccaacaaacatgcaaaaatgtaattctccatctttggagattgcaggtaTTGGCACtgctcaccatacgctcagaggcacttgttgccaaatccttccaagcgacacaggaagtggattggactgtgaaagaccaactcaaattgtgtttgccttttgacaaatttgtagggcagtccaatatctcagagaggaggtcaggtctcctgctcccctggtgcattcactatagctgcccaatttccctgctttttaaagtttgatagaaatatctgtgggctatataggtacattcttaaactgcaaggttttttgcaagttagtgaatttctctgctttttaatctaggaggtaagaaacgggatcctgtgcaagtttgctgagaatggacatCACTgcacacttattgagttcaatgggatttactcccctgcaatcatgcttaggataggtgaaactgaccacaggggatggggaggggaggaggagggaagggaggaagggcagaggggaggagggggaggggagatgggcaggtttgatcatttccatgtttattgagttcagtgggatttactcccatgcaatcatgcttaggataggtaaaactggccggggggagggagggagggagggctgatgtgggcaggggaggaggaagaaggaagagtggaggggaaaggagaggaataagaaggaaaggcaggtctgatcatttgcatgcttattgagttcaatgggatttattcccatggttcccaatcatggttaggataggtaaaactgaccatgggggaggaagaggaggaggggggaggggagaggaagaagagaaagggggaaggaggagattggaaggggaggggtgaaggaaggggcaaaagggaagtgataGGAAGgaagggcagctttgatcatttgcatgtttattgagttcaatgggatttattcccatgcaatcatgcttaaaataggtaaaactgaccttgggggggggaggaggagaaggggagggttagggggaggaaggagattgGAAGGAAATGGGAAGGGAGGGtcaaaggaaggaagaggaaaggggcaagagggagggggaaggaagggtgggtttggtcatttgtgtactttttgagttgaatggtatttatttctgtgcaatcatgtttaggataggtgaaactgacttgggggaggggaggagcagaggaggagattggtgggtgggcacttggcagaggggaagcccctttcctttccaaaaggaaaacattgtgaacagtatcattgcttttcagggtttctcccatctTTTTATCCTACATcaggcacacgtagcctcccacccaaatttaaaccaaagctgtccccggCCATATCCaccccaggcctttatttcactttagacagtcatggtttctcccaaagaatcctgggaagtgtagttagtgaagggtgctgagagttgctaggagatgttcTGTTCCCCTCAGTGAGAGCAGCTGactgtaaaccactctggccattggcggtctgtcaggggaatagcagtctcctctcagcacccttcacaaactacacttcccaggattctttgggggaagccataactgtcaagtgaaataaaggtctggtgtaggtaATTAGGCaatccaagcagctgtgagtctggcttttagaacactgacagttgtttcttacttAGCATGCCCAACGTTACCACTGAGTTCCAtgtaacatttcttaaattaattaaaaatcagccaggcatttttttaacttttaaactgcagaagatgaaggtcatagtatggggcaaggtcagcaataggattacaggtactctgtgaacttggctggtttttaattaatttcaacaaattatgcaaactctgacagaaaaaaatccaaaaggggtctggttttttcctttctctttttataataataataataataataataataataaattttatttgttagtcgcctatctgtccgaattaacagacactctaggcgacttacagcagcatgataaaatacaatacacaattcaaacacattcatcaattaaactaacatcaaaaacatcaattaatacatcagAAACTAATCCACCTCGAAGTTCCTGTAGgactgcctgaatagccaggtctttaaagcttggcgaaaactcatcagggaggaggcatgtcagagatcgtaggggagagagcctagctgttttgaccggtgggaccgagaggaggtcctgagtggctgatcttgtaaggcggcctaattggtgatactggaggcggtccttcagataaaccaggccgaaaccgtatagggttttaaaggtcaataccaacaccttgaactgggcccggcagaccactggtagccagtgaagatctatcaacaccggggtgatatgttcccggcgacggctacGCTTAATCAAGCtggagtttctggaccgttttcaagggtaaccccacgtagagcgcattacaatagtctaagcgagaggagaccagggcatgtatcactcgtgggagcagttgtacaggaaggtagggtcgcagcctctgtatcagatgtaattgataccaagctgcccggctcactgccgaaacctgtgcctcaatggacagctgggaatcaagaatgacccctaggctgcagacctggtccttcaggggtaatctcaccctgttaaacaccaagtcgatgtctcccaaccttctcttatcacccacgagtaacaccttggtcttgtcgggatttagtttcagcctgttctcgcccatccatccactgacggactccaggcacttggacatggtcttcacagccaactctggtgaggacttaaatgagagatagagctgggtgtcatccgcatattggtgacactgcagcccaaaactcctgatgatggctcccagcggcttcacatagatgttaaatagcatgggggagaggatagaaccctgtggcactccgcaattaagagaccaagggtctgaaacctcatcccccaatgctacttgttggtacctgcctgagagatagcactggaaccaccgtaaaacagtgccccctattcccaatccctctaggcgatttaacaagataccgtggtcaacagtatcaaaagccgctgagagatccaggaggacgaggaaggtatattctcccctatccaacgccttcctcatatcatctaccagggcgaccaaggctgtttcagttccatgtccagtcctgaagcccgattggaatggatctaaataatccgcttcatccaagtgcgtctgtagttgtttagccaccactcgctctatcaccttgcccaagaatggtaagttagagactgggcgaaagttgttcaactcttggggatccaaggagggctttttcaagatgggctttatcactgcctccttgagggctgatggcatagcaccctcttccaaggatgccttgatcccctcgcccagtctctccttgcagctcacaatgagccacgaggggcaaggatcgagcagacaagtggttggcttcacagtagagtacaccttgtccacttcctcagcgagaagaggctgaaaccgatcccaccggaccggaatgcaactggccgactctggcccacttcttgTACCCACAGCATGCGGAATCGTGcacttcaggcgctcgattttatcggcaaagtgcttagcaaatatgtcacaggaggctttagaatgttccatgggttcctgcacaactggactgaccaggttttggaccacttggaacaacctcctgggacaacactctgccgacgcaatagaggcagcaaagaaatccctctttgctgcctttgttgccacctggtaggccgctattgctactctaaccagtgtccgatcatcttcagtgcgagatttccgccaccggtgctctagtcgtctcacctcctgtctcagaccccgcaaccgaggtgtgtaccagggtgctgtctgagttctattcagggggagaggacgtttcggagccacgtGGTCTaccgccctggtgatctccctattccactccaccaccagggtttcaaccgagtgTCCTTCcgtcagctccaaatctcccagcgcattcaggaattatttatttatttagtttcatttataaaccgcccataaccaatggctccctgggcggtgtacaacatacaatagtacaataatacaataaatcagcaaaatcactcaatataaaatacagatgcaCTAAACAATATTAGaaacaactaaagcaattaacacattggaatacataaaaatatattaaatatatttaaaatgtatttaaaatgcatttaaaatgcctgggagaatcttagattccatcaggcgtctggggcggaccatcttaataggtcctcgacccctgcggagggtgtgtggcattgaaaggtctatatttaccagatagtgatctgaccatgacacggggttagaagaaacagcccccattttcagagcactcccctcccctcccgagacaaacacaaggtcaagagcatgaccggctacatgggtgggccctatattactagggtgcagttcccaagacatcatggtttcaatgaaatcccgaggggctcccatgagaacggtctcagcatgcacgttgaagtcccccaaaactaataggttgggggagagcaatcgcacagccgagaccatctcgagcacctcggctagggagtctgctgtgcagcgggatgggcggtacacaagtagaatccctaaactgccctttgggcccaacctccagtacatgcaatcgacaaacttggtctcgtggaggggaggtctggcaaaaatcaaggactcccgatagataactgccactcccactccctgcctaccaatcctcggctgctgtgcatatcggaaaccagctgaacacatggcctcaagtatgggagctgaggcctcgtccagccaggtctccgtaatacacaccaggtctgcgtcctcatccaagatcatatcgtggatgagagatgacttctgtaccacagacctggcgttacacaacagcagtcgaaggttggatggagtcctgcatcccccagttatcatcTGGTTGTgtacaggcccggaacaagggatgggtataacgtatctatcccttgttcccctaaactggcgtggcctgccaccacccctccaggatctgccgcccagccGTTTAATATAGTGGCTTCCCACTCCTCCCACAACATTCCCCTCCggtcactttgaactctcgattctctctgactgttttgtgtatcgccatgaaaatttagcaggttgttaagcaagcgtaagttttgtaaggttttgctttgaaatgagcttatgggaagcatcagaatggcatggagggtattttcaatttaacattgcagaatgcgaaaaatccacgctggctatagtatacagacactcttgtggctgtataatcagttgGCAATTACTGGTATCTAATCCATCTTTGcaaattgctaaattctttgccacagtcTTTTCCTTGGGGCAATGAGTTCTATAACTCAGCTTTTCTCAAGCTAAGTGCAGACATTTACTATGGAGGTTTTATGGCTCACCTTCCCCATTTTAGGAAGAATTTGCTGAAGCAGAGTGTCTGGGAGGAGAAGGCTTTTTCTTGTATAGTTTCCTCTACCTTATCCACACATGCTGCTCAAAAGTGTTTTTCACTTATCTCCTGTTCCCATTCTTTCACACTCAACACTTTCACACTCTCCttattctcccttctccccccacaAAATCCACTACCAGTTTCTTTCACCCCCTTAAATTTCCTTTTACATTCATGTCTTCCGCCTGTAGCAGCGTTCCTTTCTTATCCCTTTCCTTTCTATTCCCTGCTTATTTACTTTTATTAATAATGATAGATATTAGTCTtttatctcagtttctaatttcttTCAACACTACATCTAGCCCTTTTCCTTCAGAGGAAGGAGACCTTCctactgcctccccctccccccgtccACCTTTACTCAGCCTGCAAGGAGTTGCTGGTGCTGGCACTGATCCAACCAAAAggctatggaattggctcccaaaccttcccccccccccacgggcTACTTGAagattgcagagggtcttggtggaccatgtAATTGTTTTTCTGCTTGtggtagcaactgtaatgtgttgtgctagatgctgtgtggttTTTTAAATCTCAAACTGATTTTTACAAttaatattatat
This portion of the Rhineura floridana isolate rRhiFlo1 chromosome 21, rRhiFlo1.hap2, whole genome shotgun sequence genome encodes:
- the UBE2G1 gene encoding ubiquitin-conjugating enzyme E2 G1, with product MTELQSALLLRRQLAELNKNPVEGFSAGLIDDNDLYRWEVLIIGPPDTLYEGGVFKAHLTFPKDYPLRPPKMKFITEIWHPNVDKNGDVCISILHEPGEDKYGYEKPEERWLPIHTVETIMISVISMLADPNGDSPANVDAAKEWREDRNGEFKRKVARCVRKSQETAFE